One region of Arthrobacter sp. StoSoilB22 genomic DNA includes:
- a CDS encoding CGNR zinc finger domain-containing protein: MLFAPDTEVALRSVVNLINTAANGEEALVTVQDLNAFLDAEEFTGSRVHTPAELDSIKHLRRELAALWSADEDTAAKSVNKLLADAKALPQLVKHDHWDWHLHATTPEAPLADRMGTEAAMAIIDVVRSKEMDRMRVCAAEDCDAAVLDLSRNRSKLYCDTGNCANRAHVAAYRARKAAEGV, translated from the coding sequence GTGCTTTTTGCGCCTGACACCGAGGTAGCCCTCCGTAGCGTCGTTAATCTCATCAACACCGCCGCCAACGGAGAGGAAGCGCTGGTCACCGTGCAGGACCTCAACGCCTTCCTGGACGCCGAAGAGTTCACAGGCTCGCGGGTCCATACGCCGGCGGAGTTGGATAGCATCAAGCACTTGCGTCGCGAACTGGCAGCCCTGTGGAGCGCCGATGAGGACACGGCGGCAAAGTCCGTCAACAAGCTGCTCGCCGACGCAAAAGCACTCCCCCAGCTCGTCAAACATGACCACTGGGACTGGCACCTCCACGCCACAACCCCGGAAGCGCCGCTGGCAGATCGGATGGGCACCGAAGCTGCTATGGCCATCATCGACGTCGTCCGAAGCAAGGAAATGGATCGCATGCGCGTATGCGCTGCGGAGGACTGCGATGCCGCCGTCCTGGATCTCAGCCGCAACCGCTCCAAGCTCTACTGCGACACCGGCAACTGCGCCAACCGCGCCCACGTCGCGGCATACCGGGCAAGAAAAGCCGCCGAGGGCGTGTGA